The Kribbella sp. NBC_00662 nucleotide sequence TCAGGTTCATCCGCCACTCGTCGCCCGGGTTCGGCGGCGTCGCGCGACCCGCGTTGTACGACGCGAGGTCCGCCCACGGCACTGCGAGCTCCACGGACCACGCCGTGTCGGTGTCGGACGGGTCGTTGACCGTGCCGTCGACGTGGATCGCGGTCCGCAGACCGGGCAGGTTCGTCGGGTCGATCGGCAGGCCCCCGTCGACGTACGGCTTGGGCAGCGTCAGCTCCCAGATCGTGCCGAGCGGGTTGATCTCGAACTCGTAGTAGTTCAGCCCGTCGCCGTCCGGGTCCAGGAACAGCTCGAAGTTGTTCTCGTGGAAGAGCTTGCTGTTCTTCTCGGTCATCGTGGACCAGATGTGCGGCTCCTCGAGCAGGCCGCCGACGTACAGGTACCGGTCGTCGTACATCAGCTTCGCCCGGGTCCGGAACCGCGGCGCCGGGCCGTCGTGGATCGGGACGAAGTCCGTGGTCCAGGGCGCGGCCTCCCAGGCGGGGTCGGTCAGGGTGCCGTCGAGGTTCGGCGCGGTCGCGGTCCGCGGGCACTCGTAGACGGGCAGGTCAGGCATCGGCACGCTCCAGCAGTCGGGCGACGAGATTGGCGAGCAGGAAGGTGATCGCGGTCAGCGCCGGTACGACGGCGATGATCCACGGCGAGTCGAGGTGACCGGTCAGGAACGCCACGACGAGCGCCACCATGAACGCGACCCCGAGGAACGGGACCAGTCGCGGGTGCGGCATCGCCAGCCGGCTGAGGGTGAGGCCGCCGAGCACCATCGTGACGGCCACGATGACCACCAGCAGCGGGAGCCCGAGGGCACCGCAGTTCGTCGTGTCGCGGAACCGGTCGCAGCTGCGCTCACTCAGCCAGACGAAGGCGATCGTCGCGAACCCGCAGAGCAGGCCGACGACGGCCAGGATCAGCGCCGGCGGCAGCGGCGGGGCGTCGTACCGTCCCTGACTCATTCCCGAAGGTTATCGGGCTCCCAGGGAGTTCGCGATCGCGTCACGTACGGCGGCGTCGGTCGGCGTGGGTACGCCGCGTTCGGCCGCGAGCTCGGCCAGCGAGGTCATCGTGACGTCGTGCAGCCCGCAACTCGTGAACGTGTGAAACACGGTCATGTCGGGATCGACGTTGACCGAGAAGCCGTGACTGGTGACGCCGCGCCGGATCCGCATCCCGATCGAGCAGAGCTTGCGGCCGTCCTCGGTCCAGACCCCGACCAGGCTGCTCGCGCCCTTCGGCGTGTCCCGGCGTACCAGCGGGAAGCCGAGCGAACCGAGTGCGTCGATCAGGCCGTTCTCGACCCAGCGGACGATGTCGACCGGGCCGCGCTGCTTCAGGTCGATGACCAGGTAGCCGACCAGCTGGCCCGGTCCGTGGTACGTCGCGAAGCCGCCGCGATCCACCGCGATGGCCGGAGTACCGGCGGGCAGATCGTCGGGCGACGTCCGCGGACCGTAGGTGATGACGGGCGGATGACTCAACAGGAACAGGCGGTCCTCGGCCTTGCCCTCGATCCGCTCCTCGACCCAGCCGCGCATGTCCTTCGCCGCGACGTCGTACTCGACCTCACCCAGCTCAACTCGCTGCATGCTGTCAGCCTAGGCATACGGCGCGCGGTGCAGGATGTCGTACAGCGTCAGGCGGTCGAGCAGGAGGCCCTCCGGCTGCAGCCAGGCCTGGAGCTGGCTGGCCGCGGTCTGTGCGGGCAGGCAGATGATCGCGGCATCCGAGCCCAGCGCGGCGGTGATCCCGCCCTGGCCGTCGACCACTGGGTGCACGACCAGGAAGCCGCGAACCTCGACCGGGGCGAGCCGGTTCCGCCAGGCGGTGACGGCGGTGTCCAGACCT carries:
- the lipB gene encoding lipoyl(octanoyl) transferase LipB, which gives rise to MQRVELGEVEYDVAAKDMRGWVEERIEGKAEDRLFLLSHPPVITYGPRTSPDDLPAGTPAIAVDRGGFATYHGPGQLVGYLVIDLKQRGPVDIVRWVENGLIDALGSLGFPLVRRDTPKGASSLVGVWTEDGRKLCSIGMRIRRGVTSHGFSVNVDPDMTVFHTFTSCGLHDVTMTSLAELAAERGVPTPTDAAVRDAIANSLGAR
- a CDS encoding carbohydrate-binding family 9-like protein is translated as MPDLPVYECPRTATAPNLDGTLTDPAWEAAPWTTDFVPIHDGPAPRFRTRAKLMYDDRYLYVGGLLEEPHIWSTMTEKNSKLFHENNFELFLDPDGDGLNYYEFEINPLGTIWELTLPKPYVDGGLPIDPTNLPGLRTAIHVDGTVNDPSDTDTAWSVELAVPWADLASYNAGRATPPNPGDEWRMNLMRCEWPHEVVDGAYVKGEQIEFWVWAPQGIEDMHRPDRWGVLRF